The DNA window CAACCTATACGACCAAGGCTATAGCACCTGGTACGAGAACCCGTTCTTCTACTCCTCAATCAACGGAGCAATCGAGAAAGGCAGGAAAGCGAAGATCGTAAACTGGTGGATCCCGGAAGAGTTCATCACCAAAAAAGACCACCTGCAGGACATGGCCCTTGCTGAAATAGATCGTGACTTCCCAGACGCGGGCCATGCAGAACTCGCGGAGTTCAGCCTGGGTGGGAGTACACCATTGCCGGATACCCGGGCGACAAGGCCACCGATGAGAGCAAAGGGATGTGGTACATGTCCAGCTAGCAAGTGCAGCAACGGGGACCAGTGCTCGAATACAAAATAGATACGTACGGGGGCATGTCGGGCAGCGGGATATGGCGCATGTAAGGAGATCGAGTCAAGGTGGTCGGGGTCCATGTGCGGGGGACTCCTGGAACCTGCAATTAGGCTACGCTACTGACAACAGAAAAACTGATCATGATCAAGCAAGCAGCCGGGGTTCGCTAGTGGCTTGGCAGGCTTTTGAAAGTGGAAACAGTTCAAGTCCGAGACTTGTTGGAGATAATGAGCATTCGGGAAATTACTGACAAAACTGGTCTCACTCATATTGACTTGTGGGACAACCATATTGGTAGCGAAGGTGCGAGGGCCTTGGCAGCAGCCAACTGGCCTTGTCTCACTCAGATTAACTTGAGGTACAACGAGATTGGTAGCGAAGGTGCGAGGGCCTTGGCAGCAGCCAACTGGCCTGGTCTCACTCAGATTGACTTGGAGGACAACCATATTGGTAGCGAAGGTGCGAGGGCCTTGGCAGCAGCCAACTGGCCTAGGTCTCACTCAGATTTACTTGTGGAACAACGAGATTGGTAGCGAAGGTGCGAGGGCCTCTGGCAGCAGCCAACTGGCCTTGTCTCACTCAGATTGACTTGGGAAGAAACAATATTGGTAGCGAAGGTGCGAGGGCCTTGGCAGCAGCCAACTGGCCTGGTCTCACTCAGATTTACTTGTGGAACAACGAGATTGGTAGCGAAGGTGCGAGGGCCTGGCAGCACGCAACTGGCCTGGTCTCACTCAGATTGACTTGGGAAAGAAACAATATTGGTAGCGAAGGTGCGAGGGCCTTGGCAGCAGCCAACTGGCCTGGTCTCACTTAGATTGACTTGGAGGACAACCATATTGGTAGCGAAGGTGCGAGGCCTTGGCAGCAGCCAACTGGCCTGGTCTCACTTAGATTGACTTGGAGGACAACATATTGGTAGCGAAGGTGCGAGGGCCTTGGCAGCAGCCAACTGGCCTTGTCTCACTCAGATTGACTTGGAGGACAACCATATTGGTAGCGAAGGTGCGAGGGCCTTGCAGCAGCCAACTGGCCTGGTCTCACTCAGATTTACTTGTGGAACAACGAGATTGGTAGCGAAGGTGCGAGGGCCTTGGCAGCAGCCAACTGGCCTGGTCTCACTTAGATTGACTTGGAGGACAACCATATTGGTAGCGAAGCGTGCGAGGGCCTTGGCAGCAGCCAACTGGCCTTGTCTCACTCAGATTGACTTGAAGGACAACCATATTGGTAGCGAAGGTGCGAGGGCCTTGGCAGCAGCCAACTGGCCTGGTCTCACTAAGATTAACTTGTGGAACAACGATATTGGTAGCGAAGGTGCGAGGGCCTTGGCAGCAGCCAACTGGCCTGGTCTCACTAAGATTAACTTGTGGAACAACGATATTGGTAGCGAAGGTGCGAGGGCCTTGGCAGCAGCCAACTGGCCTGGTCTCACTCAGATTGACTTGGAGAACAACGAGATTGGTAGCGAAGGTGCGAGGGCCTTGGCAGCAGCCAACTGGCCTTGTCTCACTCAGATTGACTTGGGAAGAAACAATATTGGTAGCGAAGGTGCGAGGGCCTTGGCAGCAGCCAACTGGCCTTGTCTCACTCAGATTGACTTGGGAAGAAACAATATTGGTAGCGAAGGTGCGAGGGCCTTGGCAGCAGCCAACTGGCCTTGTCTCACTCAGATTGACTTGAAGGACAACGAGATTGGTAGCGAAGGTGCGAGGGCCTTGGCAGCAGCCAACTGGCCTGGTCTCACTCAGATTGACTTGAAGGACAACGAGATTGGTAGCGAAGGTGCGAGGGCCTTGGCAGCAGCCAACTGGCCTGGTCTCACTCAGATTGACTTGGGAAGAAACAATATTGGTAGCGAAGGTGCGAGGGCCTTGGCAGCAGCCAACTGGCCTGGTCTCACTTAGATTGACTTGGAGGACAACCATATTGGTAGCGAAGGTGCGAGGGCCTTGGCAGCAGCCAACTGGCCTGGTCTCACTCAGATTTACTTGGGGGGCAACGACATTGGTAGCGAAGGTGCGAGGGCCTTGGCAGCAATTTGGCCTTTTGCACGTATTTGATCCAAAAATTCATGTTAAATAGACCAAATGCAAATGAGTCGGCCATCGTGGACTGCATTGCAAGATAGACAAAAAAGGTGCAGACGGCCAGCGATCGCTAACTAGCCCGCTTAAAACACAGTATCGAGGCGGCCACCCAAAAGGCAATCCTCCAACAACAAGAAAAGCACATCTCCGCAATAAAATAACTACTCCGGATCAAATGAAGGCAGAGATTCTTGGCCTGGCATGTCAGACGAGCAGATGGCTAAGGAGCACGACCGGAGGAACATGGCCCGGTGACGATTCAGATGGCGGTCCGTCCCGATACTTGCTCTCGATCACCGACAGCGCATACAACGAGCCTGAGCCAAGCGCGCCATAAGGCTGGATGTAGGTATTGCCGTCAGCCGAGATCATTGCCAGGTGCGCGCCCTTGCAGTCCACGCCCCCTGCGATGTTGTAGACCCCGAGGTATCCCTGGTACTTGTAGAGCAGCCGGCAGGACTGCGTGACAAAGGACTCGAAGCGGGTCTCCCGGCCCGAGTTCAGCCGCATCAGCTCGAGGTTGGCCTAGAGCAGCCGGTTCACATGGTCGTTGTCGGCAGCCGTGCCGGCCTCCTATTGCAGCTGCACTGCCATAAAATCTTTGACACTTGATCTGCTTCTCTCTTTTGATAACGATAGATCGGAAGAGCACGTCTTCTAGCACAGAGAATTCACCAGGAATAAGCATTCCATCCCTCAACTGAAAAACTAAtcttgacttttatttattaaaatgaatttgCCTTCAAGACAACCTGATTTGAAACCTGCCGAGTACTGTCCGCACCATAAGCTCTTgcgtacatctttttttttttgaatatttatttagtttggCGCTACATCAGGAGCCTGCTCTCCATCCTTTCGGGTGGGCATCCTGCTGGTATTCATACGAGTTAGTTCCATTGGCGCAGCTGTATTTTCAAGGTTCTGCCTAAACAGTCCTGATGGCTAGTTAGCCCAGAGAAGGTGCATATCTAACCTGCCTCCTAAAATCTGGTAATTGAATTTATACCTGTTGAGTCTCCCGGTACAGGGAAGCAGGTGCAACCGCACGCCGACCGGTCGAGTCTTATACAAAAGAGTTGAGGAGAAGCGTTTAGCTTATATCTGCTATCACACCTTAATACGAGAGCATTAAACTTTAAATCTGTTGCCATTAGGCTGCTTGCCAGGACCATATCACCTTCAGGGCTGATCCCATTGCCAAGTTAACTATGGCAAGTTCAGGCCAGTTGGCTTTTGCCAGGGCCTTCCTTTTTCTCCAGGTTATTTGTGCGACAAGGGCAGTTGGCTGCGGCCAGTGCTTTCGCAACTAAAGGTCCGGTCTTATTTCACACACAAGTCATCTTTGTGAGATTGAATCCAGTTGGCTTCAGTTAACCACCTTAATCTCCGATGCAGTTTCCATACAAGTTACCCCTTACGAGTCATGGCCTTACTCGCGATTATGTAGGTCTGTCAGTAATTTCTCTAATGCGGATTTCCGCTGTTATGGCTGTCCCTTAGCTGTCGCCCTTATGGTTATTGCTTTTCACATGAACCCCATCACCTCGACTTGATGGTCTTATGACATCCGCGATATCCCGCTGCCTGACGCCTTCCTCGTATGTATTTCAAGGGTTGTTAATCTTTGTGAGCTGTAAGTGGCCTGCATTCGGGATAACGTTTTTGCTTTTCAATAGCTATGTCATGTGAGTATTATGATATTACTCTATAGAGCAGAGTATCTCCCAATTGTGTAATAAGGCCAACCCGTCCGATCCTGCCCTTTCCTTTTTCcgtttttgtgtttaaataatTGTTATAGTCTTTGCGCAGTTAGCTGTTGCTTCTCAGCGGGCTGCGGATTGACTTAAAATAACTGTTATAATGTTCAGTCCGACCAGAAAGGCAATGGCCATGCTCACTGGGTTCAGGAGGAAGGCATCTCCTCTGGATTTCTCTGTACTGTCGTTAGAGCAATCGAGCAGGTCAAACCCGAAGGCTGCAAAACAGAGAAGGATTAAGCGACGCGGCTAATCAAAACGAAAAATAAAAGGAGTGACGATTGAACAGCTGAAAAGGGATCCGCTTCGACTTGCTAACAATCCGAGCAAATAGAACTCTCATCAGAACGAAGATGAAAGCAGACAGATCGCCCGAAAAGGATAAATTACTAGGCCTTTCTACAACGTCTATGGGGGTAGCCAAGGCATGCCTGTCCGAAACACGGCTGTGAAGGCGGCCCCGTTTCTGAAGCAGTCATGGTCTTCACCTCGAAGCAGAGCGGATTTTCCTTTCACCCCCTTCCTTAGCAAAAAATCAAGAGAGCTCACGGAAGGCAGGCACTCTGACTTCCTCCCGCGAAGCATGGGCCACGTGGACCGGCAGCTACATGCTCTTTGCTTGAAAAACTAGCGCCTCAAGAGGCTGAAGTCGATGCCTTTAATCTGAGAGTCCagattcaaatatttttaaatgcatcTTGAGGAATATCAGAAGCAGCATCCCGGGCTGGACTTTTCCCTGTGCAGGCGCAACGAGCAGCTCGCTAAGGAGGGCCTGACGATGCCTTTCAAGAAGACAGGCACGACCATCGCGGGGATGCTGTTCAAGGACGGGGTGATTCTCTGTGCGGACAAGAGATCGACGATGGGCACGATCGTTGCAGAAAAGCACTGCAACAAGCTGCACCGGATCGGCCCGAACATCATCGTCGCGGGGGCCGGCACGGCTGCCGACAACGACCATGTGAACCGGCTGCTCTAGGCCAACCTCGAGCTGATGCGGCTGAACTCGGGCCGGGAGACCCGCTTCGAGTCCTTTGTCACGCAGTCCTGCCGGCTGCTCTACAAGTACCAGGGATACCTCGGGGTCTACAACATCGCAGGGGGCGTGGACTGCAAGGGCGCGCACCTGGCGATGATCTCGGCTGACGGCAATACCTACATCCAGCCTTATGGCGCGCTTGGCTCAGGCTCGTTGTATGCGCTGTCGGTGATCGAGAGCAAGTATCGGGACGGAATGACCAAGGAGGAAGCGATCGCCCTGCTGACGGAGGGGGTGATGGCGGGCATCATCCACGACCTGGGGTCAGGCTCTGCCCTCGACTTCTGTGTGCTGACCCAGGGCAACGTCGAATACATCCTCAAAGCGGCCACCCACGAAGACGCAGGCCCCATCCGCACCGCCATCTGAATCATCATCACCGGGCCATGTTCCTCCGGTCGTGCTCCTTAGCCATCTGCTAGTTCTGACAGGTCAGGTCAAGAATCTCTGCCTTCAGGTATTTCTGGACCCGGAGGAGTTATTTTATCGCGGAGATGTGCTTTTCTTGTTATTGGAGGATCGCCTTTTGGGTGGCCGCCTCGATACTGTGTTTTGAGCGGGCTAGTTCGCGATCGCTGGCCGTCTGCACCTTTTTTGTCTATCTTGCAATGCAGTCCACGATGGCCGTTTCAATGCCATCCCCAAACCCCCCGAAATCAAAGCACACCAATTTTGATACCTCCACCTTCAAACTTTCCTGGTCCTCCATCAATCTTCTGACCTCTCCTCCCAACCCCCCACATGTCGACAACACAACAGCCATCTTCTTTTTAAGTCTGTCTTCGGACTGTCTCGAGCGGGCTAGCTGCATGCTGGTAGAAGCTAGGCTTTGCTTGACAGCTGCGTATTATTCTTAGAGAAGACGATGCGTCTTGGACAGTGATTACAGCTCGCTGCTAAGCAAGGTTTTGCTGAACCTCTCGTGGTCGAGCTGCTGCTCGACTTCGAAGCCGGATCTCACTTTTTCCCTTTCCTATGCTAGCTGCCCCTTCAGCACTTCAAGGGCCTTGGTAGCCTCCACGATCTCATGGTCCTTGATCTTGACCGCAATCTCCCCCGCACTCCTGACCTTGCCCATCTCCTTCCTCACTCCCGCCAACTCCTCCTGCAACCTGCTGATCACCATGCCCTTGTCCTCCACAACTTTGTGGAAGCTGCTGGACTACTACAGCAACCGGTTGTAGTCCTGCAGCAGGCTGGCATTACTAGCCTGGCTATGTTCGAGCTGCATGTGCAAGGAGGAGGATGCCAGCTAGTTGGCGGACAGTTGAAGCTGCGTCTTGCGTAGTTCTTAAGACTTTTCGTGGAGGGAGGTGGTAGTGGTCGACAGGCGAGTGAGGAGGACTTGGTTTGATTGCTAAGTGAATTTGCATTGTGCGGAGGCTTCGTTGGTTAGGTCAGTCAGCTGCTAGTTTTTAGCTAGTGCCTCTGCGTAGAGCTGGGCTGACTCTTGAAGGCTGTCCTCAAGCTGTCGATTCTTGGATTCAAGGAGGGCAATCTTTTCAACTAGTATCTCCTTTTACCTTCCACTTTCCCTGTCAGCCAGCTCCGTAGTCTCCAGCACTTTCCTCAGCGAGGTTAGTTCTGCAGCCTTGCTCTTCATCTAAAACTCAAGCCCTCTCTTCGCCTGCTCGCAAATCGCCAGCTCCGCCTTGGCCCTCCTGGCTTCCATTTGCAGCTGCCCGTATCTTTCCTCGTAATGGTCCTGTGCTTATTTGAGCCTGATGCATTCCGCTTCCAGCATGCCACACCGTTTCTGGAGAACCAACTGTTCAAGCTCCTGGTGCTGGGCCTGTCTCCTCTGCTCCCCCAAGGCCTTTTCTGCAGCCTGCAAGGAACCCTCAAGCACAAGGGTCCGATCCTGCTTCCTCAGACTCTAAAGCGCCAGCTTATGCGAGGCCTGCTGCTCAGCAAGCTTGACACCAAACTGCTCCTATTTGGAAAGCAAAAGGTTTTGTAGTTCAAGGATTGAGGCTTCCTGCTGAGTGCTCCTGCGGGTCAGCTCTTAGTGGCAGTGCTGGGCCCTGGCCTTCAGCTCGGCTATGGTGGTGTTCTTGGCCGATAGGTCCAGGAGGCCCACCATTTTCTCGTTTTCTGTGGTGTTGAGCTTTGCTCGAATAGCGTCTCTTTCACCCTGCGCGGCCTTCAAATTGTCCTTGAGCAAGGCCACCTCCTCCTCAAGGTCAGTCACCTTCAGCGTTTCAGTCCTGAGCTCATCGATCCTGGCGGCAAGCTCATCCTGCAGCAGTCGCAGCTGCGCCCCGATCGGGTCTTCGACCGTTTGATCTGTTTGCATTGTCATCATCTGAGCGGGTATCGCAATAATGGACGCTGCTCTGGCAGGCGGGCTTCAAGAAGATTCACAGAGGATGATAGCTCGGTTGGAGAGTGGGTTTAGGGCGATAGGGGACAGCCAGCATCGGCTGAGCCAGATGGCGGACCGGGTTTCAGCTGAGCTGAATGCCATCCGGGGCAAGAATCAGGCCCATGACTCGACCATCCAAGAGTTTTAGGCCCGCATGCTGACCCACAAGCAGGGCATGCACGAGCTAGTCCTCAGGCGCCGGAAGATCAGCCAGGACATTAACATCTCCTCACTCAAAGGGATATCCATCGACCTAAAGAAAAGCAAAGCCCATGCCATTTTCCAATGGTGCCTGGCCTTCCTCTACAAAGAGAACCTCTACAACTACTTCTTTTATAACTTCAAGGATGAGTCATTTTCGGATGCTTAAGATTTTAAGGAGAGGCTGGCCAAGGTGTCTCCTTTTGCTATGAATAGTTAGATGCTGGCCATGACTGAGGACCTCTAGCGGGAACAGGGCTTAGTACCTGGCCAGTCCTGAATACGGAGACGCGCGGGACCAAGTCTAGCAGCTTTTTGAGGTCGCCCATATTTCAACTCAGCTTTTCTATCGCGAGAAGGAGCTGGTCCAGGAACGGTAAAAGATGGGGGTGTTCAAAGACTCGATAGCGTACGACCTGGCCACGCAGACACGACTGGAGACCGAGTACGAGGCGATCCAGAACGCGATCAAAATAAACACTCGCAGCCGAGACTAACTCAGAAAGCTCGGGGAAGAGCTGGTGATGCTGGGCGAATGCAGGCGAGCGGCAGGGCTGCCAGGGGACCTGTCCTGGAAAGAAGTGGACTCTCAGGCCGCCAAGGACCGTGCCGCCAGGGCAATGGGCTGAATGATGCACGGATCATAGATAATCACTTTGTTGAAATGACCTTCACAGTGCTGGCCAAGAACAAGCATGTGAATCCACTGCTCTCCCGGAGAGAGCTGCTGCTGGAGGTGCTTCATGGCAGTGCCTTGCTCACCAGCCGATCCCTGTCCCTCTCACGAGAAGATCAAGGAGGCAGTCTCCAAGAAGTTCAAGGCCGACCCCAGCTTCATGTCCTGCTTCGGCTTCAAGACCTATTTCGGAGGCGGCCGATCGACGGGCTTCTGCCTGATCTACGACTCCGTGAAGGACATGCTCAAGTACGAGCCCAACTACCGTCTGCGGCGGGTAAACATCCTGCCCAAGCGCCAGCCCTCCCGCAAGGCCGAGAAGGAGCTCAAGCGCAAGATCAAGAAGACCCGCGCCGGCGAACGCAGGAAGGTCAAGAACCAGAGGAAGAAGGAGCTGCCCCGCCACGTCAAGCAGGCCAAGAAGGACTACCTCAAGAAACTGGCCATGTGACCCGCCCATTCGATTATCATCTATGCAATAGAGCTAGAGTCCCAACGACTATATTTGGTTACTTTATTCCTGCAAAGAAATCACGGAGGTACTGGGACACCCAGTGAAAGGGGCAGTCTCCTGGCATGACTGTTCCACTGACTGGCAGAAAGGATTCGTCAGCCTGCTACATCGAGGACACGTGGTTCATCCAGATGGACGGGTTTATGAAACTCCCCGAGAGCAAGCCCAGCCGATCTATCAATCAAATTTATTCATGGACCATAGCCGATACCTGCATCACCCTGTGACCAGGACTGAAGACCACCATGGGGCACGGAGGGTGGGCAGCCCCATCATCGCGAGGCCTAGGAGGAGCTACAAGCTGGCAGCCTACAACCCAGAACTGACATGCAACCCGGACCCACATTAATCTCTTGCCCCCTAAAATAGCCTGCAGGCCGAGATAAAGACCTTTACCCGGTCTATCATGTCGATGCGGGACCTCACGGCGAGAGCAGGCAAGCAGCCAGCTGACACGCAAGAGCCTCGCTTCACGAAATAAAGGGTGGTTCTTCCGAGATCAGTCTGCCGTGTAATTCCAGTGGATAGTCAGTAGCCCTGCTCTTCTTTTGCAGATAGTTCCATTAACAAAGACTACAGGTAGAGCCTTCGCAAAGGTCTTAGACCCAGCCAGCTTGTGCATGCTACTAACATCCAGCCTGTAACTGCCCTATAGACTCTTTAGCCTGTCTCTATCATAGAGCCTGCGCGGCCGATTCCCAGGCAACAGGTCGTGGAGAGGCTGGATCAGCTGACCTATGGGGTCAGGCCTGCAGAGGTGGTGGAAGAGGGCATCAGATAGGTAAGTTGTGACGCAGAGGTGAAGAGATCGGTGTCAGCGAGGGACGTGGTCGAGGAGATAAGGCAGAGGCTGGCAGGCATCCAGCTCGGCAGGTGATCATTTACTGTCAAAAATATGCAGGCAGACGAGCCTCTTCCTTGCGTTCTCTCCTCTCGGCCAGCAACGTCCGAAGACTCCTGCGGACCGCCTCTCTTTGCCGTCTCAAATGTCTCTTCATCTCCAGGTGCTCTTGGTACAAGTCCGCTGCGGTCTTGGTCACTGGTGTTGGCAGCTGCATGGCGGTGGTCTGTGGGGTCGAACGGAGGCGGGCCTTACGATGGGAGGGGTGGAGGTGGAGGGTGGCCTGGGGCTACGGACGGGGTCTGCTGGGAGTCTGATAGCTGAGGTCGAGCACCTGCAACCAGCCGGTGCGggtggcagggggtgggggcctCGCCTTGCGCTGGGTCAGAGGCTGCGAACGGTGCCTAGCAGGGGCCTGCCGGGGCACCTGCTCACTCCCCCAAGGAGACAGCTCGTCAAGGTCCCTGAGCATTATATTGGGTCACGTCTGTTGCACGGCACCGAGGTTGGTCATCGTCACGCCCGCGTTCATCATGGAGACCAGGTAGTTCGCGTACTCATGGGCCCCGCGCTCCAATTCCTCGGCCTTGCGCTTGTCCAGTCTGCGGTGGTGGTTGACCGTCTCCTTCTTGAGCATCTTGATGTAGGCGTCCAGCTCGTCCTTCCGCCTCTCACTGGCCTTCACCtgctcccccacccaccccatgatttccttcttcttttcctgGTAGCCCTTGAACACCTGCTCGACCCGGTCCGCGTCCGGGTCCGGCTGGGTCAGCTTCATACGGTACTGCTTCACATAGTTGCGAGTGCGGTACTTGAAGGCGGTCAGGTACTGCTCCATGATCGGGGAGTACCTTAGATCCCGTTTCTTGAGGTGCAGGTTGTGAACTGCGGGCAGCCTTCCCCGCGGCAGCGCCTCAGGCTACTCCCTCAGAGTCTTGAGGATGTTGCCAGTGCCGAGATCGATATTCCATTTAAGCTCGGTCCTCGAAATCTCAATTCCAGTGAACATCCTAGAAAAGGTGGCCAGCAGCCTCCGCTTCAGCTCATCGTTAAAATGAGACCTGCTTTTGGGAAAGGCATagaaaaaggaataaaaaacgGACTGCGCCAGCATGTCGTAATAGTGCTTGAAGAACTCATCGTTCTCCTTGCTCTTGCGGGAGTCCAGCCCAGGGTTGATCTCGAGCATGAAGCTCATATAGTTCTTGGCGATCCTCTTCTGCAGTTCGTGCTCGCTGGCGGGGTACTCCCCCGGCTTGAACAGCACACAGATCGCGTACCAGAACGAGTCACTCACAATGGCCTTGTTCTAGTCCTTCAGCAGGTAGCGCTTGAACTTCTCGTTTATGTTCTCGTTGTCCTGCGAGCGGCTGTTGCCCAGCTTCTTCTGCAGCTTTGATAGCGAGTTCTTCACGTTGTTGACGATCCGCTCGAAGTCGACTGTCGGCGGCAGCTTGTGGTAGTTCTCCTCGAACTCGGTGGGAGGACGGGCCTTCTCGATCACGTAGATGTGCGTCAGGCCCAGCTTGCTGTTCAGCATGTTCTCGGTCACCACGCTGGTCAGGTACACATCCTCCTGTCCGTAACGATCCGGCACTTCCATAATACTCTGTCAATCAAAATGCCAGGACACGCTGGCCGAGTTGGCCACTACCAACACGAACAGCAGCAGGCCCGCCATCCACCTGGCCTTGCGCAGCCACCCTCCTGACTCCTTCTCTTTGGCCAGCTCTTCGATGCGCGTGGTTATTGAGGCCAGGATCGGCCGGGCTTGGTCGGGGTTGTGGGCCTGGGCGAGTTGTTAGGAAAAGCCCCATCGGGTTGGTAGCTCGCCTGCCTGCCCCTTGGAGGCCAGCACGCCTGCCCCTGCGGCCACATGCAGCAGATACCTCCGCTGGAACACCGCCCAGCACGGCAGCAGCCAGTCCAAAGGCAACTGCATTTAACTATTTCCAGCCTCGTACATCTCATACGCCAGACAGGCACCCACCCACACCAGCTGTTTGATCTTGGTCGTCCTGGAATGCCTGGCCTCGAACATGCCGGTCAAGGCGGTCAGAATGTAGAAGCAGTAAGACAGCACATCCGAGCAGTAGGCCTGCTACTCGACCATGGCCTCGAGATCGCCCTTGCGAGGGCCCAGGCGCTGCTCCCTTGACTTGATTTCATACACGTCGTAGGCGAAAGGCTACTCTCTTAGCACCTCTTTAAGGTCGCTTAGTTTGTTGAAGTATGCGGGGTCGCCGCCTCGGTCGGGATGGTGGGCCTTGGTGAGCTGCAGGAAGGTCGATTTCAGCTCCTTCTCGGTGTGGAGTCTTGGCAGGCCAGCCTCTCTGTAGATCGAGCTGGGTACATATGCTACCGCGAGGGCCAGGTAGACCGGCAACACCAGCCTCTTCCAGCCCCCGCCCAAGACCGTCATGGCCTGGCACCCTACAAAGACCAATATAGACTCAACTAACATAATAATGTACAATGTCTACGTTCATGAGCGACAGGTAGAGGAGGACAAGAAGGTGGAGCGCATCCGCCGGAGGTTTGCATAGGTGCATTCCCGCCGGAAGGTGAATAATGACGTGCTGGCCAAGAATTacaagaaaaaggtggaggggtTTTTGGTTAGCATGATGGA is part of the Hippocampus zosterae strain Florida unplaced genomic scaffold, ASM2543408v3 HiC_scaffold_307, whole genome shotgun sequence genome and encodes:
- the LOC127594907 gene encoding LOW QUALITY PROTEIN: uncharacterized protein LOC127594907 (The sequence of the model RefSeq protein was modified relative to this genomic sequence to represent the inferred CDS: substituted 1 base at 1 genomic stop codon), with protein sequence MHLEEYQKQHPGLDFSLCRRNEQLAKEGLTMPFKKTGTTIAGMLFKDGVILCADKRSTMGTIVAEKHCNKLHRIGPNIIVAGAGTAADNDHVNRLLXANLELMRLNSGRETRFESFVTQSCRLLYKYQGYLGVYNIAGGVDCKGAHLAMISADGNTYIQPYGALGSGSLYALSVIESKYRDGMTKEEAIALLTEGVMAGIIHDLGSGSALDFCVLTQGNVEYILKAATHEDAGPIRTAI
- the LOC127594908 gene encoding LOW QUALITY PROTEIN: 40S ribosomal protein S24-like (The sequence of the model RefSeq protein was modified relative to this genomic sequence to represent the inferred CDS: deleted 1 base in 1 codon), with the protein product MTFTVLAKNKHVNPLLSRRELLLEVLHAVPCSPADPCPSHEKIKEAVSKKFKADPSFMSCFGFKTYFGGGRSTGFCLIYDSVKDMLKYEPNYRLRRVNILPKRQPSRKAEKELKRKIKKTRAGERRKVKNQRKKELPRHVKQAKKDYLKKLAM